A genomic stretch from Fusobacterium simiae includes:
- the ychF gene encoding redox-regulated ATPase YchF encodes MIGIGIVGLPNVGKSTLFNAITKAEAAEAANYPFCTIEPNVGVVTVPDERLNELAKIVNPQKIVAATVEFIDIAGLVKGASKGEGRGNKFLSNIRSTSAICQVVRCFDDDNITHVDGSVDPLRDIDVINTELIFADIETVDKAIEKHEKLARNKIKESVELMSVLPKVKKHLEEFKLLKTLDLTEDEKQILKNYQLLTLKPMIFAANVAEDDLATGNKYVELVREFAKSIGSEVVVVSAKVEAELQEMDEESKKEFLEALGVKEPGLNRLIKAGFKLLGLQTYFTAGPKEVRAWTIRIGDTAPKAAGEIHTDFEKGFIRAKVVSYENFIKNSGWKLSQENGVLRLEGKDYIVQDGDLMEFLFNV; translated from the coding sequence ATGATAGGTATAGGAATTGTAGGGCTACCAAATGTTGGGAAGTCTACATTATTTAATGCAATAACTAAGGCAGAAGCAGCAGAGGCAGCAAACTATCCTTTTTGTACAATAGAACCAAATGTTGGAGTGGTAACTGTTCCAGATGAAAGATTAAATGAACTTGCAAAAATAGTAAATCCTCAAAAAATTGTGGCAGCGACAGTTGAATTTATAGATATAGCAGGGCTTGTAAAAGGAGCTTCAAAAGGTGAAGGTAGGGGAAATAAATTTTTATCAAATATAAGAAGTACATCAGCTATATGCCAAGTTGTGAGATGTTTTGATGATGATAATATAACACATGTTGATGGTAGTGTTGACCCTCTAAGAGATATTGATGTTATCAATACAGAATTAATTTTTGCAGATATAGAAACAGTTGACAAAGCAATAGAAAAACATGAAAAATTAGCAAGAAATAAAATAAAAGAATCTGTAGAACTTATGTCAGTGTTACCAAAGGTTAAAAAACATCTTGAAGAATTTAAACTTTTAAAGACATTAGATTTAACAGAAGATGAAAAACAAATATTAAAAAATTATCAATTACTTACTTTAAAACCAATGATATTTGCAGCAAATGTTGCAGAAGATGATTTAGCAACAGGAAATAAATATGTTGAATTGGTGAGAGAATTTGCAAAAAGTATAGGTTCAGAAGTTGTAGTAGTTTCAGCAAAGGTTGAAGCTGAATTGCAAGAAATGGACGAAGAAAGTAAAAAAGAATTTTTAGAAGCTTTAGGTGTAAAAGAACCAGGACTTAATAGACTTATAAAAGCTGGATTTAAACTTCTAGGTTTACAAACTTATTTCACTGCTGGTCCAAAAGAAGTAAGAGCTTGGACTATAAGGATTGGAGATACTGCACCTAAGGCAGCAGGAGAAATACATACAGATTTTGAAAAAGGATTTATTAGGGCTAAGGTAGTTTCTTATGAGAATTTTATAAAAAATTCGGGTTGGAAATTATCTCAAGAAAATGGAGTTTTAAGGCTTGAAGGTAAAGATTATATAGTTCAAGATGGAGATTTAATGGAATTTTTATTCAATGTTTAA
- the rpmF gene encoding 50S ribosomal protein L32: MAVPKKKTSKAKKNMRRSHHALTAIGLVTCEKCGAPKRAHRVCLECGDYKGTQVLETAE, encoded by the coding sequence ATGGCAGTACCTAAGAAAAAGACTTCTAAAGCTAAGAAAAATATGAGAAGATCACATCATGCACTAACTGCAATAGGTTTAGTAACTTGTGAAAAATGTGGAGCTCCTAAAAGAGCACATAGAGTTTGTTTAGAATGTGGAGATTATAAAGGAACTCAAGTTTTAGAAACAGCTGAATAA
- the tpiA gene encoding triose-phosphate isomerase encodes MRRLVIAGNWKMYKNNKEAVETLTQLKDLTKEVKNVDIVIGAPFTCLSDAVKNVEGSNIKIAAENVYPKLEGAYTGEVSPKMLKDIRVTYVILGHSERREYFKESDEFINQKIKAVLEIGMKPILCIGEKLEEREGGKTLEVLTKQIKGGLVDLSKEEAEKVIVAYEPVWAIGTGKTATPEMAQETHREIRNVLAAMFGKDKADKMIIQYGGSMKPENAKDLLSQEDIDGGLVGGASLKADSFFEIIKTGNEIKK; translated from the coding sequence TTGAGAAGATTAGTTATTGCAGGAAACTGGAAAATGTATAAAAATAACAAAGAAGCTGTTGAAACTTTAACACAATTGAAAGACTTAACAAAAGAGGTAAAAAATGTAGATATAGTTATAGGAGCACCTTTTACTTGTCTTTCAGATGCAGTTAAGAATGTTGAAGGAAGTAATATAAAAATAGCAGCAGAAAATGTATATCCTAAATTAGAAGGAGCATACACAGGAGAAGTTTCTCCTAAAATGCTTAAAGATATAAGGGTTACTTACGTAATTTTAGGACATTCTGAAAGAAGAGAATATTTTAAAGAAAGTGATGAATTTATAAATCAAAAAATAAAAGCAGTTTTAGAAATAGGAATGAAACCTATACTTTGTATAGGAGAAAAGTTGGAAGAAAGAGAAGGAGGAAAAACTCTTGAAGTTTTAACTAAACAAATAAAAGGTGGACTTGTAGATTTATCTAAGGAAGAAGCAGAAAAAGTTATAGTTGCTTATGAACCAGTTTGGGCAATAGGAACAGGTAAGACTGCAACTCCTGAAATGGCACAAGAAACTCATAGAGAAATTAGAAATGTTTTAGCTGCAATGTTTGGAAAAGATAAAGCAGATAAAATGATAATTCAATATGGTGGTTCAATGAAACCAGAAAATGCAAAAGATTTATTGAGTCAAGAAGATATAGATGGGGGGCTTGTTGGAGGAGCTTCATTAAAAGCAGATTCATTTTTTGAAATTATAAAAACAGGAAATGAAATTAAAAAATAA